The Planctomycetia bacterium genome contains a region encoding:
- a CDS encoding catalase family protein, with amino-acid sequence MAHPNRPLSYTDDVETIPPEEAADIQRVIQALELILARSHAKTGRFRADVHVKTHGYAQGELRVLPNLPQELAQGLFEHDGVYPAVVRFSNAASQPQSDAIPDGRGMAIKVLGVAGDMLPVNGERSPTQDFVMINHPVFFARNVKDYLRLEQIVSQADDNSVATLREALTGGEWNPLHWHWREMLTIAQIAGQLPARPASNIYFSMAPIRFGNFVAKYRAKPAGDRQDSYLELVKQLATEADAMQLSLEGTLRTQEVLFEFQMQLRTSEHTMPIEDASVEWPESESPYRTVAHLLLPRQEIALLRQQAAFRNLSFTVWHALVKHRPLGGINRVRHRAYAISSSWRRQQAVAITTAGQDSDCDEGQAADCSK; translated from the coding sequence ATGGCCCATCCCAATCGCCCTCTCTCGTATACGGATGATGTCGAAACGATCCCGCCGGAAGAGGCGGCCGACATCCAGCGAGTCATTCAGGCATTAGAGCTGATTTTAGCCCGCAGCCACGCCAAGACCGGCCGATTCCGGGCCGACGTACATGTCAAAACGCACGGCTACGCCCAAGGGGAACTCCGGGTGCTGCCGAACTTGCCTCAGGAACTTGCGCAGGGACTATTCGAGCACGACGGCGTCTACCCGGCAGTGGTACGTTTTTCGAACGCGGCCAGCCAACCCCAGTCCGATGCGATTCCGGACGGTCGAGGCATGGCGATCAAAGTATTGGGCGTGGCTGGTGACATGCTGCCGGTGAACGGGGAAAGAAGCCCGACGCAGGATTTTGTAATGATCAACCACCCGGTGTTCTTTGCCCGGAATGTCAAGGACTATCTGCGCTTAGAGCAAATCGTCTCGCAGGCTGACGACAATTCGGTTGCGACACTGCGCGAAGCCCTGACTGGGGGAGAATGGAACCCGTTGCACTGGCATTGGCGGGAGATGCTAACGATCGCTCAAATTGCGGGCCAACTTCCCGCGCGCCCGGCAAGTAACATCTACTTCAGCATGGCGCCAATCAGGTTCGGCAACTTCGTTGCCAAATACCGGGCTAAGCCGGCGGGGGACCGCCAAGACTCCTATCTTGAACTGGTCAAGCAATTGGCTACCGAGGCCGATGCGATGCAGCTGTCGCTCGAAGGAACGCTGCGAACGCAGGAGGTGCTGTTCGAATTCCAGATGCAGCTTCGCACCTCCGAGCACACAATGCCCATTGAAGACGCCAGCGTCGAATGGCCGGAAAGCGAATCCCCGTATCGAACTGTCGCTCACTTGCTGCTGCCGCGCCAGGAAATCGCGCTGCTGCGTCAGCAAGCTGCATTTCGGAATCTCTCATTCACCGTTTGGCACGCTTTGGTCAAGCATCGTCCTTTGGGGGGCATCAACCGCGTTCGCCACCGTGCCTACGCAATTTCTTCCTCCTGGCGGCGTCAGCAGGCGGTAGCCATTACCACGGCCGGGCAAGACTCCGATTGCGACGAAGGACAAGCAGCTGATTGTTCAAAGTGA
- a CDS encoding PDZ domain-containing protein gives MRLQVLGISLIALLCFGLTRGAAAQSDAGGEGSAGSGSGQGAPTAGNRDASQGSQQDGGASSSAQPNTTPVAPSNANDLKPTTGSDEAPLFDDAQNLNDSDTDDNSTTSNRVPAEGRSPASIATDRYPNTDTQRGDSVDRESTRAGNADSAMFPQRDGRADQGQGRGSARNGRRSGTRGRYRGSNFNDDAVQNGTLNQGDVNTADQADSYGTRGWLGVHFTPDYSGNGARIDRLAQSSPAGRAGLQSGDVIVSLNGRQISRYQEVVDGIGRLNPNATAQMYVSRDGRRIPIDATVGTLRQAGFRGGTTRSNENYDDDEMSTVTPERSSPDYHGQGGRVDRLEQQLLQLQEEVEALRTQLSQAR, from the coding sequence ATGAGATTGCAAGTATTAGGGATTTCGTTGATCGCCTTGCTTTGCTTCGGGCTCACGCGCGGAGCGGCAGCTCAAAGTGACGCGGGGGGCGAAGGTAGCGCTGGTAGTGGCAGTGGACAAGGCGCACCGACCGCTGGGAACAGAGATGCATCCCAAGGAAGTCAGCAGGATGGCGGAGCTTCATCGAGCGCGCAACCGAATACAACGCCCGTCGCACCCAGCAACGCCAACGATCTGAAACCAACGACGGGGAGTGATGAGGCGCCCCTATTCGATGACGCGCAGAATCTGAACGACTCTGACACCGATGACAATTCGACGACTTCGAACCGCGTTCCTGCAGAAGGCCGCTCACCTGCGAGTATCGCCACCGACCGTTATCCCAACACGGATACGCAACGTGGCGATTCAGTTGACAGAGAATCGACTCGCGCTGGAAACGCTGATTCAGCGATGTTTCCTCAACGCGATGGTCGAGCGGACCAGGGCCAGGGGAGAGGCTCGGCTCGCAACGGCCGACGCAGCGGAACTCGCGGCCGGTATCGCGGCAGCAATTTCAACGACGACGCGGTTCAGAATGGGACTCTGAATCAAGGCGACGTGAATACCGCTGACCAAGCTGATTCCTACGGGACCCGTGGATGGCTGGGCGTCCACTTTACGCCTGACTATTCCGGTAACGGCGCACGTATTGACAGGTTGGCACAATCAAGCCCTGCCGGGCGCGCCGGCTTGCAATCGGGTGACGTGATCGTTTCCTTGAACGGCCGGCAGATTTCTCGCTATCAAGAAGTCGTTGACGGGATCGGGCGACTGAATCCGAATGCGACGGCGCAGATGTACGTCTCACGTGACGGGCGCCGGATTCCCATCGATGCCACGGTGGGTACCCTGCGACAAGCCGGTTTTCGTGGAGGGACGACCCGCTCAAATGAAAACTACGATGATGATGAAATGTCGACGGTGACCCCGGAGCGGTCTTCGCCGGACTACCACGGACAGGGAGGCCGAGTCGACCGCCTTGAGCAGCAGTTACTTCAGCTGCAAGAGGAAGTGGAAGCTTTGCGAACTCAATTGTCGCAAGCACGCTAA
- a CDS encoding GlsB/YeaQ/YmgE family stress response membrane protein, with translation MFGFLWWLIIGLVAGALARLLVPGRQPMGLVVTMVLGLIGSLIGGFISSLLFDYDARDPGFHAAGLVMSTIGAVLVLALYLWGTRGRNLS, from the coding sequence ATGTTTGGATTTCTCTGGTGGCTGATCATTGGTCTTGTGGCCGGCGCATTGGCTCGCTTATTGGTTCCTGGCAGGCAGCCGATGGGCTTGGTCGTGACCATGGTCCTCGGCCTGATCGGGTCGTTGATCGGCGGATTCATTTCTTCCTTGCTGTTTGACTACGACGCGCGCGATCCGGGCTTTCACGCGGCCGGATTGGTGATGTCTACAATCGGCGCCGTCCTGGTGTTGGCCCTTTATCTGTGGGGGACGCGAGGCCGCAATCTCTCGTAA
- a CDS encoding phospholipase D-like domain-containing protein — translation MYSLLLVLVTITITVGITLFALNLTAGEKNLKYNIRTSYGVKDPQFLHVMGQLLGPPLVAGNRIVGLLNGDQIFPAMLTAVHKAQRTICFETYIYWSGQIGQEFADAFCARARAGVRVHVLLDWLGSGRIDTAILDAMKAAGVEVERYRPLRWYSLARMNHRTHRKLLVVDGEIGFTGGVGIADEWLGNAQSPQQWRDSHFRLEGPAVAQMQAAFMDNWMKTKSTVLHESEYFPQLKPAGESWAQVFKSSSREGSESARLMYLFSIASAEQSLRLANAYFVPDNLAIDALLAARRRGVDVQIIVPGKHTDEPLVRRASRGRWGRLLEAGVQVFEFQPTMYHCKVMVVDGVWTSVGSTNFDSRSFRLNDEANLNVFDREFAAREIRNFADDQDRSKQVTLAEWQRRPVREKAAEFLAGLFRSQL, via the coding sequence ATGTACTCGCTGCTCTTGGTCCTGGTCACCATCACGATCACGGTGGGGATCACGTTGTTCGCGTTGAATCTCACCGCCGGCGAGAAGAACCTGAAATACAACATCCGCACCAGCTACGGCGTTAAGGATCCCCAGTTTCTGCACGTCATGGGACAGCTCTTGGGCCCTCCGCTCGTTGCCGGAAACCGTATTGTGGGGCTGCTGAACGGCGATCAGATCTTTCCGGCGATGCTGACCGCGGTTCACAAGGCTCAGCGAACCATTTGCTTTGAGACCTACATCTATTGGTCGGGACAGATTGGGCAGGAATTTGCGGATGCGTTCTGCGCCCGGGCGCGAGCAGGCGTCAGAGTCCATGTGCTCCTCGATTGGCTGGGCAGTGGGAGGATCGACACCGCGATTTTAGACGCTATGAAAGCGGCGGGCGTCGAAGTCGAGCGGTATCGGCCGCTGCGCTGGTACAGCCTCGCGCGGATGAATCATCGCACGCATCGAAAGCTCTTGGTTGTCGATGGCGAAATTGGCTTTACCGGGGGTGTCGGAATTGCCGACGAATGGCTCGGAAACGCTCAGTCGCCTCAGCAGTGGCGCGATTCGCATTTTCGACTGGAGGGACCCGCTGTCGCACAGATGCAGGCGGCTTTCATGGACAACTGGATGAAGACCAAGTCGACGGTGCTTCATGAATCCGAGTACTTTCCGCAGTTGAAGCCCGCCGGCGAATCGTGGGCCCAAGTCTTCAAGAGTTCATCCCGCGAAGGGAGTGAGAGCGCTCGATTGATGTATCTGTTTTCCATTGCCTCGGCGGAGCAGAGCCTCCGTCTGGCAAACGCCTACTTTGTGCCAGATAATCTGGCCATTGATGCTTTGTTGGCCGCAAGAAGGCGCGGAGTTGACGTTCAGATCATTGTCCCGGGAAAGCACACGGATGAGCCGCTGGTGCGCCGCGCCTCGCGGGGGCGATGGGGACGCCTGCTGGAGGCCGGCGTCCAAGTCTTTGAGTTTCAGCCCACCATGTATCACTGCAAGGTAATGGTGGTCGATGGCGTGTGGACCTCAGTCGGATCTACCAACTTCGACAGTCGCTCCTTCCGACTCAACGACGAGGCGAATTTGAACGTTTTTGATCGGGAATTCGCTGCCCGCGAGATCCGCAACTTCGCAGATGACCAAGATCGCTCGAAGCAAGTGACTTTAGCAGAGTGGCAGCGCCGTCCTGTTCGCGAAAAGGCGGCCGAGTTTCTGGCTGGGCTCTTTCGGTCGCAGCTCTAG